The genome window GCGCCCGCTCCGCGGCGCGGCCCATGCCCTGTTCGATCCGCTGCAATTCCGACAGCAACGCTCCCGGTGTGAGCGCCGTCTGCACAGAGACGACCCCGTTAAGAAACCAGCCGCCTGAGGCCGGGGGAACCGGCGCTGTCTCATACAGCAATGAGGCGCGTAATGCTGTGACCCCCGTGATCTCTGATATAGCTCTGATCGCCGCTTGACAGTACTGGATCCGGTCACCCAGATTGGACCCGATCCCGATATAGGCGCGATCGCTCATAACCAAAGGGGTTAGGGGTTAGGGTATAGGGTATAGAAGAACATTGATGCG of Candidatus Methylomirabilis lanthanidiphila contains these proteins:
- the folK gene encoding 2-amino-4-hydroxy-6-hydroxymethyldihydropteridinepyrophosphokinase, with protein sequence MSDRAYIGIGSNLGDRIQYCQAAIRAISEITGVTALRASLLYETAPVPPASGGWFLNGVVSVQTALTPGALLSELQRIEQGMGRAAERAHGVDRSIDLDLLLMGSQVVDTSDLVLPHPRLHQRRFVLAPLCELDPDLCHPILGVTMQQLLDRLDDPSVVRPLAPAARRV